In the genome of Segatella copri, one region contains:
- a CDS encoding copper resistance protein NlpE N-terminal domain-containing protein produces the protein MKRKLIIIAVLVISLVASYILCETKQNDADIDPVKVEEYTADLENSVDLDSIAGTYCGVLPPNVETILTLNADGTYRLKQKSANDSDSCEVLNGIFKVLDGSILMLEHPSSGDNIFYKVKNDSSIILIDSFGNEPSAKKAKLYVLKRI, from the coding sequence ATGAAGAGGAAATTGATAATTATAGCAGTTTTGGTTATCTCACTTGTTGCATCTTATATCTTATGTGAAACGAAACAAAATGATGCCGATATTGATCCTGTTAAAGTCGAAGAATATACGGCAGACTTAGAAAACAGTGTTGACTTGGATTCCATTGCAGGAACATATTGCGGTGTATTGCCTCCTAATGTTGAAACAATACTCACGTTAAATGCTGATGGCACCTATCGTTTGAAGCAGAAATCTGCAAACGATTCGGATAGCTGCGAAGTATTGAACGGAATCTTCAAAGTGCTTGACGGCAGTATTCTGATGCTTGAACATCCGTCAAGTGGTGACAATATATTTTATAAGGTGAAGAATGACAGCAGCATTATTCTGATAGACTCGTTTGGGAATGAACCAAGTGCGAAGAAAGCGAAATTGTATGTACTTAAGAGGATCTAA
- a CDS encoding immunoglobulin-like domain-containing protein, giving the protein MKINFIFLLGCMIACLLFLSCSVGDKSNSQVTEASALTSNVQENKSEQETKTAKEANSVQGNLGLELSQTHFTNKPQVVTLTITNNSPWTCIVGYEYFIEKENKGWEKIPLKNAAFIEIGLGIRPNTARKFQIDLGNVRQKYTKGTYRIGKKMRIETTEGYRDTTGYCSFNVL; this is encoded by the coding sequence ATGAAAATTAATTTTATTTTTTTGCTAGGATGCATGATTGCATGTTTATTGTTTCTTTCTTGCTCTGTTGGGGATAAAAGTAATAGTCAAGTAACGGAAGCAAGTGCTTTAACTAGTAATGTGCAAGAGAATAAATCCGAGCAAGAGACCAAAACAGCAAAAGAGGCCAACTCTGTACAAGGAAACCTTGGCTTGGAACTCTCGCAGACGCATTTTACGAATAAACCTCAAGTTGTTACGTTGACTATAACCAACAATTCACCATGGACTTGTATCGTTGGTTATGAGTACTTTATCGAGAAGGAAAATAAAGGTTGGGAAAAGATTCCATTGAAGAATGCTGCCTTTATAGAGATAGGTCTTGGCATCCGACCAAACACTGCCAGAAAATTTCAAATTGATCTGGGCAATGTACGTCAGAAATATACGAAAGGGACATATCGCATTGGGAAGAAAATGAGAATAGAGACAACAGAAGGCTACAGAGATACAACGGGTTACTGCTCGTTCAACGTCTTATAA
- a CDS encoding site-specific integrase: protein MRSTYKQFYYINRGRVKADGTTSIFCRITIDGKVSAIATGLYCAPEEWDTKKGEARNARVNGQLQAFRQRIDEAYEQATKEKGIVTAEILKNVIVDANTIPMTLLATGEEERERLRLRSIRINSTSSYRQSKTSQLNLREFIGLRGMNDIAFEDLTEEFGKSYKLFLIGKGYSASNTNHNLCWLQRLVYIAVDRGLLKFNPLEDVGYEKKGSPKRRHISRNDLLLIMETPMEDKALELARRMFVFSSLTGLAYVDLRNLYPHHIGMTADGRKYIREKRAKTNNEAFIPLHPIAEQIMSLYNTADDSKPVFPLSSRDSMWFEFHSLGVALGINENLTAHVARHTFGVNMVTSGISMESIAKMMGHSNLRSTQVYAVITDDKISKDMDKLMQRRETKETDQNKNKEDGK, encoded by the coding sequence ATGAGAAGTACATACAAGCAGTTTTATTATATCAACCGTGGCAGAGTAAAGGCAGACGGAACCACATCTATATTTTGCCGTATCACGATTGACGGCAAAGTGTCAGCCATAGCAACAGGTCTTTACTGTGCTCCCGAAGAATGGGACACGAAAAAAGGTGAAGCCAGGAATGCAAGAGTGAACGGACAACTGCAAGCGTTCAGACAAAGAATTGACGAAGCCTACGAGCAGGCAACAAAGGAAAAGGGCATCGTTACCGCCGAGATTCTGAAGAATGTTATTGTTGATGCAAATACTATCCCGATGACATTGCTTGCCACTGGCGAGGAGGAGCGTGAACGCCTTAGGCTGCGCTCCATCCGTATTAACTCAACATCTTCTTATCGCCAATCTAAGACATCGCAGCTCAACTTGCGAGAGTTCATCGGGTTACGAGGAATGAATGACATTGCATTTGAAGATTTGACTGAGGAATTTGGCAAATCTTATAAGTTGTTCTTGATTGGCAAAGGATATAGTGCATCCAATACGAACCATAATCTTTGTTGGCTGCAACGCTTGGTTTATATCGCTGTTGACAGAGGTCTGCTGAAATTCAATCCATTGGAAGATGTCGGATATGAAAAGAAAGGCTCACCAAAACGTAGACATATATCCAGAAATGACTTGCTGCTCATTATGGAGACTCCTATGGAGGATAAGGCTTTGGAGTTGGCACGCAGAATGTTTGTTTTCTCCAGCCTTACAGGTTTGGCTTATGTCGATTTACGTAACCTGTATCCACACCATATCGGGATGACGGCAGACGGTAGAAAATACATCCGTGAGAAAAGAGCAAAGACCAACAACGAAGCGTTCATTCCCTTGCATCCGATAGCTGAACAAATAATGTCGCTATACAATACAGCGGATGATAGCAAACCTGTTTTCCCTCTTTCTTCACGTGATTCCATGTGGTTTGAATTTCATTCACTCGGTGTGGCTTTGGGTATAAATGAGAACCTTACCGCACACGTTGCAAGACATACATTCGGAGTAAACATGGTTACTTCGGGCATATCAATGGAAAGCATCGCCAAGATGATGGGGCATTCCAACCTGCGAAGCACCCAGGTCTATGCCGTCATCACCGATGACAAGATATCCAAGGACATGGACAAGCTGATGCAGCGCAGAGAAACAAAAGAAACTGACCAGAATAAAAATAAGGAGGACGGGAAATGA
- a CDS encoding energy transducer TonB — MKELVGIILLTVLVVFGSCNSNTNVSLVGTSPQLFGVRQVSSGNPGYRNRELFINELEKKCKYPIEFQKNNLEAYVAVEYTTDQRGYIVKKKVVACDNKKFKKITLDIFDEVKTLKIATTEKIDTIYFQYKIQGSPTLIHSKVDVKIIGYGSNNKSILMK; from the coding sequence ATGAAGGAATTAGTGGGTATTATATTATTGACAGTTTTGGTAGTATTTGGTTCATGCAACTCCAATACTAATGTGTCTCTTGTGGGAACATCTCCGCAACTATTTGGTGTACGCCAAGTAAGCTCAGGTAATCCTGGCTATAGAAATAGAGAGTTGTTCATAAACGAATTGGAAAAAAAGTGTAAATATCCTATTGAGTTTCAAAAAAATAATTTGGAAGCATACGTTGCTGTTGAATACACGACAGACCAACGAGGATATATTGTTAAAAAAAAAGTGGTTGCTTGCGACAATAAAAAATTCAAAAAGATAACATTGGATATATTCGACGAAGTTAAAACTCTTAAAATAGCCACAACAGAGAAAATAGATACAATCTACTTCCAATACAAGATACAAGGTTCACCAACTTTAATCCATTCAAAAGTAGATGTCAAGATTATCGGCTATGGCAGCAATAATAAATCAATTTTAATGAAGTAA
- a CDS encoding helix-turn-helix domain-containing protein, producing the protein MINESITFDKLPQAVSYLTEQVIELKQMVSALQPTSSANNHILVEIDEAAIIIMKSKPTIYRLVNQGILPSYKKGKKLYFYKDELLAWIENGRKATKEQNHSEMLKAMQGGMKRKPKSMYNF; encoded by the coding sequence ATGATAAATGAAAGTATCACCTTTGATAAGTTACCACAAGCGGTTTCTTATTTAACAGAACAAGTTATCGAGTTGAAGCAAATGGTATCAGCACTTCAACCTACATCATCAGCAAATAACCATATATTGGTTGAGATTGATGAGGCTGCTATTATTATAATGAAGTCGAAGCCAACCATTTATCGATTGGTTAACCAAGGCATTCTGCCATCCTATAAAAAAGGTAAGAAGCTATACTTCTATAAGGATGAGCTGCTTGCATGGATTGAGAATGGTCGAAAAGCTACCAAGGAGCAGAACCATTCTGAAATGCTAAAAGCCATGCAAGGAGGAATGAAGCGCAAACCCAAGTCAATGTATAATTTTTAA
- a CDS encoding relaxase/mobilization nuclease domain-containing protein, whose amino-acid sequence MIGKLKKGSSFGGCIRYVTGKDEAKIIASDGVLLGTNAEITQSFELQRQLNPMIKKPVGHIALSFKPGDKPRLTDEFMAKIALEYMQMMGITDTQFIIVRHHNTDNPHCHIVYNRINNESKLLSDRNDYRCNEQVTKALKSKYGFTYGTDKSNTNTRKLRNAERAKYEIHNAVKDALKMADSWEKLRSELAKRGVRLELVYKDKERTKVQGIRFCKDGYSFKGTQICRECSFGKLNARLEGTENLLSARAKSAQQYEQGNNKNNQEPSISESSQDPWDGISSIGLFAPANAQTFESFPEDESVKKKKKKRRRGFSL is encoded by the coding sequence ATGATAGGCAAGCTAAAGAAAGGCAGCTCATTTGGTGGTTGCATCCGCTATGTTACAGGCAAGGACGAGGCGAAAATCATCGCCTCGGATGGTGTGTTACTCGGCACGAATGCCGAGATAACGCAAAGTTTCGAGCTACAAAGGCAACTAAATCCAATGATTAAGAAGCCTGTAGGGCACATAGCTTTGAGCTTCAAGCCCGGGGACAAGCCACGTTTGACGGATGAATTCATGGCTAAGATAGCCCTTGAATACATGCAGATGATGGGCATCACCGATACCCAATTCATCATCGTAAGGCATCACAACACAGACAATCCACATTGTCATATCGTGTATAACCGCATCAACAATGAGAGCAAACTCTTATCAGACAGGAATGATTACAGGTGTAATGAGCAAGTGACCAAGGCTCTTAAATCCAAGTATGGATTTACCTACGGAACGGACAAGAGCAATACTAATACTCGCAAGTTACGCAATGCTGAGCGTGCCAAATATGAGATTCACAATGCTGTTAAGGACGCATTGAAAATGGCAGATAGTTGGGAAAAGCTCAGAAGCGAACTTGCAAAACGAGGTGTTCGCTTGGAGCTTGTCTATAAGGACAAGGAGAGAACCAAGGTACAAGGCATCCGATTCTGCAAGGACGGATATAGTTTCAAGGGTACGCAGATTTGCAGAGAATGCAGCTTTGGCAAACTGAATGCGAGATTAGAGGGAACGGAGAACCTTTTATCAGCAAGAGCCAAATCTGCTCAGCAATACGAGCAAGGCAATAACAAGAACAACCAGGAGCCATCCATATCGGAGAGCAGTCAAGACCCTTGGGACGGTATTTCTTCCATAGGACTTTTTGCTCCTGCCAACGCTCAGACCTTTGAGTCTTTCCCAGAGGATGAATCAGTCAAGAAGAAAAAGAAGAAACGCAGAAGAGGCTTTAGCCTTTGA
- a CDS encoding plasmid mobilization protein, translating into MTNVQEQDKRKGGRPPTGRVRKLSKSVTVKFSKPSYEALRLRARKANRKLAEYIRESALNGEVVSGHNTETIAIAKNLIGMANNLNQLTKLSHQRGFHETHVYVVDLLRRLKAILGEYRQASYKPKPSSMGRKEDTP; encoded by the coding sequence ATGACAAACGTACAGGAACAAGACAAGAGAAAGGGCGGAAGACCGCCCACAGGCAGGGTTCGCAAGCTGTCGAAGTCTGTCACGGTGAAGTTCTCGAAGCCAAGCTACGAGGCACTGAGGCTGAGGGCGAGAAAAGCCAACCGCAAGTTGGCGGAGTACATCCGTGAGTCCGCCTTGAACGGCGAGGTGGTCAGTGGACACAACACTGAGACGATAGCCATCGCCAAGAATCTCATTGGCATGGCGAACAATCTCAACCAACTTACCAAGCTGTCGCATCAGAGAGGTTTCCACGAAACCCATGTATATGTGGTGGACTTGTTGAGAAGATTGAAAGCAATCCTTGGCGAGTATCGCCAAGCAAGTTATAAACCGAAGCCAAGCAGTATGGGCAGAAAGGAGGATACACCATGA
- a CDS encoding RHS repeat protein: protein MFLAKSYCDIGNSQSSSSIVAPDGEITTTFEYDGIQRLVRVTDTEGNVTPPFTYDPLGSVLTKQTANMAEKGKMIAYTYDYHRLTGISYPDHPENNVKY, encoded by the coding sequence TTGTTTCTTGCCAAGTCATATTGTGACATAGGTAATTCACAAAGTTCATCCAGCATAGTGGCCCCGGATGGTGAGATTACCACCACATTCGAGTACGACGGTATCCAACGTCTCGTGAGGGTGACGGACACCGAGGGCAACGTGACGCCTCCTTTTACCTATGACCCGCTCGGCAGCGTGCTCACCAAGCAGACGGCGAACATGGCGGAGAAAGGCAAGATGATTGCCTATACCTACGACTACCACCGTCTGACGGGTATCAGCTATCCCGACCATCCAGAAAATAACGTGAAGTATTAA
- a CDS encoding helix-turn-helix domain-containing protein, translating into MGFIVFEEEAFNYLDAQLENFVKRMDRIRERSEDKTMNKWLDTQDVCQTLNICPRTVQTLRDNGTLAYTQISHKTYYKPEDVMAIVAVVEDKKKDMRFRKRTG; encoded by the coding sequence ATGGGATTCATCGTATTCGAGGAAGAGGCATTCAACTATCTTGATGCCCAGTTGGAGAACTTCGTGAAGCGCATGGACAGAATCCGTGAGCGCAGTGAGGACAAGACCATGAACAAGTGGCTCGACACGCAGGACGTGTGTCAGACGCTCAACATCTGCCCACGGACAGTGCAGACGCTTCGGGACAACGGAACTTTGGCTTATACGCAAATCAGCCACAAGACCTACTACAAGCCGGAGGACGTGATGGCTATCGTAGCAGTAGTGGAGGACAAGAAAAAGGACATGCGCTTTCGCAAGCGCACAGGTTAG
- a CDS encoding tyrosine-type recombinase/integrase: MKVEKFKVLLYLKKSGLDKNGKAPIMGRITLNRTMAQFGCKLSCTPKLWNPRESRLDGKSKEAVEVNAKIDKLLLAINSAYESLVERKTDFDAKAIKDLFQCSADTQMTLLKQLDAIIADIESRIGIDYKKGTLPNYQYTRLTLGLFVKKRYGTDDVAFGELDEQFIREYMDFCLDERGLALDTVRHYLAILKKTCRIAFKVGHSERYHFMHFKLPQKKENPPKALTREDFLKIRDLEIPERRKSLALTRDLFLFACYTGTAYADTVSITEENLFRDEEGSLWLKYHRKKNKMLARVKLLPEALAMLEKYKDPTRPTLLPPQEFRVLRGNMKSLRVLSGISMDLVYHVGRHSFASLVTLEEGVPIETISRMLGHNNIQTTQIYARVTPKKLFEDMDKFIEANRDFKFVL, from the coding sequence ATGAAAGTTGAAAAATTCAAGGTGCTGCTCTACCTTAAAAAGAGCGGATTGGACAAGAACGGTAAGGCTCCCATCATGGGACGCATCACCCTTAACCGAACAATGGCGCAGTTCGGTTGCAAGTTGTCATGTACGCCAAAGTTATGGAATCCACGTGAGAGCAGACTTGACGGCAAGAGCAAGGAGGCTGTGGAAGTGAACGCCAAGATTGACAAGCTGTTGCTGGCAATAAACTCAGCCTACGAGTCACTTGTGGAGCGCAAGACGGATTTTGACGCAAAGGCGATAAAGGATCTGTTTCAATGCAGTGCAGACACTCAGATGACCTTGTTGAAGCAGCTTGACGCCATCATTGCGGACATTGAGTCAAGAATCGGCATCGACTACAAGAAAGGCACGCTGCCAAACTACCAGTACACTCGCCTGACATTGGGATTGTTCGTCAAGAAGCGTTATGGAACTGACGATGTGGCATTCGGTGAGCTTGACGAGCAGTTTATCCGTGAGTACATGGACTTTTGCTTGGACGAGAGAGGTCTTGCACTTGATACTGTCCGCCACTATCTCGCCATCTTGAAGAAGACCTGCCGAATAGCTTTCAAGGTAGGACACTCCGAGCGTTATCATTTCATGCACTTCAAGCTACCTCAAAAGAAAGAGAATCCACCAAAGGCATTGACACGTGAGGACTTCCTGAAAATTCGTGACCTCGAAATACCAGAGCGAAGAAAATCGTTGGCTTTGACCCGTGACCTTTTTCTTTTCGCTTGCTATACAGGCACGGCTTATGCCGATACTGTTTCTATCACGGAAGAAAACCTCTTTCGTGATGAGGAGGGTAGCCTTTGGCTGAAATACCACAGAAAGAAGAACAAGATGCTTGCACGTGTGAAGTTACTGCCAGAGGCGCTTGCCATGTTGGAGAAATACAAAGACCCGACAAGACCTACTCTTTTACCGCCACAGGAATTTCGAGTGCTGAGAGGTAACATGAAAAGTCTCCGAGTACTATCTGGCATAAGTATGGATTTGGTCTATCATGTTGGACGGCACAGTTTCGCATCGCTCGTTACGCTCGAAGAAGGTGTTCCGATAGAGACTATCAGCAGAATGCTTGGTCACAACAACATTCAGACCACGCAAATCTATGCACGTGTCACTCCGAAAAAGCTATTTGAGGATATGGACAAGTTCATCGAAGCCAACAGGGACTTCAAGTTTGTCCTGTAA
- a CDS encoding DUF3408 domain-containing protein: MAKTKDAVLTPGQKELMEKEYLDFVKPSTYGNKANPSSCNSLYDDVENPELRAIVEKVAATTPYSEETSTNEAQSPPNPQKRISGKQRKATLEEYQQTFLQVPRIDDRKPVFVSSDVRDRLDRVVRILGGRRMSVSGIIENIVRHHLSLYEEDFEAWRKL, translated from the coding sequence ATGGCAAAAACAAAAGATGCAGTCTTGACTCCTGGGCAAAAGGAGCTGATGGAAAAAGAGTATTTGGATTTTGTTAAACCATCTACGTATGGCAACAAAGCCAATCCAAGTAGTTGTAATTCTCTCTATGATGATGTAGAGAACCCAGAGTTGAGAGCAATTGTAGAGAAAGTTGCTGCAACAACTCCCTATAGTGAGGAAACATCAACGAACGAGGCTCAATCGCCACCGAATCCGCAGAAGCGCATCAGCGGCAAGCAGCGCAAGGCGACATTGGAGGAGTATCAGCAGACCTTCCTCCAAGTTCCAAGGATTGACGACCGCAAGCCAGTCTTCGTCAGTTCCGATGTACGAGACCGTCTTGACCGTGTCGTCCGCATCCTCGGAGGAAGGCGCATGAGCGTATCGGGCATCATCGAGAACATCGTGCGCCACCACCTAAGCCTTTATGAAGAGGACTTCGAGGCTTGGCGCAAATTGTGA
- a CDS encoding DUF6371 domain-containing protein: MSTHRFILEPYKGIATRHTCPECHKKRSFARYIDTEGKIEFPPYVGRCNHEQSCGYHFTPKDFFEKNPEKNETFTKDETISYKKREMPKPLPTSYIDENIIRSSLKCYEANNLFLFLSSQFGETATLSLMEKYHVGTSKHWTGATVFWQVDNQGKVRTGKVMLYYPETGKRVKEPYNHISWVHSLIPHKDFNLCQCFFGEHLINAAKTKPIALVESEKTALIASYYLPQFLWIASGGKNGCFNTKSLSVLKNRDVILFPDLGATTVWQDKLPMMQVLGIRATLFDFLEHQACEEDKAKGLDIADYLLKIKPAEARLQALIKQNPAIRKLIDVFKLEIVDEPQPRFRTPKRQRGFRL, encoded by the coding sequence ATGAGTACACATAGATTCATATTAGAGCCATACAAAGGCATCGCTACCCGACATACATGTCCTGAATGTCATAAGAAACGTAGCTTCGCCCGATATATTGACACAGAAGGGAAGATTGAGTTTCCTCCTTACGTGGGTCGTTGCAACCATGAGCAAAGTTGTGGTTATCACTTCACTCCCAAGGATTTTTTTGAGAAGAATCCCGAGAAGAATGAGACATTCACAAAGGATGAGACTATTTCATATAAGAAGAGAGAAATGCCGAAGCCATTACCCACTTCTTATATAGACGAGAACATCATTCGAAGTTCTCTGAAATGTTATGAGGCAAACAACCTTTTCTTGTTTCTATCTTCTCAATTCGGTGAAACAGCTACTCTTTCTTTGATGGAGAAATATCATGTCGGAACTTCCAAACACTGGACTGGTGCCACGGTATTTTGGCAAGTTGACAATCAAGGTAAGGTGAGAACTGGTAAGGTAATGCTCTATTATCCCGAGACAGGTAAGCGAGTAAAAGAACCATACAACCATATTTCATGGGTACACTCGCTTATCCCCCACAAGGATTTCAATCTCTGTCAATGTTTCTTTGGTGAGCATCTTATCAATGCAGCCAAGACCAAGCCCATAGCATTGGTTGAAAGTGAGAAGACAGCCTTGATAGCCTCCTACTATCTTCCTCAATTCTTATGGATAGCAAGTGGTGGTAAGAATGGTTGCTTTAACACGAAGTCGTTATCTGTTCTGAAAAACAGAGATGTGATCTTATTCCCTGATTTGGGAGCGACAACAGTTTGGCAAGACAAGCTGCCAATGATGCAAGTTCTCGGCATCCGTGCAACGCTTTTCGACTTTTTAGAGCATCAAGCCTGCGAAGAAGATAAAGCTAAAGGCTTGGACATTGCTGATTATTTGCTCAAAATCAAGCCTGCAGAAGCAAGACTTCAAGCCCTCATCAAACAGAATCCTGCCATTCGGAAGTTGATAGATGTCTTCAAACTCGAAATTGTTGACGAGCCTCAACCACGTTTCCGCACTCCTAAAAGGCAACGTGGTTTCAGACTCTGA
- a CDS encoding helix-turn-helix domain-containing protein: MSNEVMTRNSEWMNHIVNHLNRMVDNFERAVMNYRPMLGGERFMTDKELCARLQLSRRTLQDYRNNGVIPYIQLGGKILYRESDIQKILMANYREAYRMKGV, encoded by the coding sequence ATGAGCAATGAAGTAATGACAAGAAACAGCGAGTGGATGAACCACATCGTGAACCACCTCAACCGAATGGTTGACAATTTTGAACGTGCCGTGATGAACTACCGCCCCATGCTTGGCGGTGAGCGGTTCATGACGGACAAGGAGCTTTGTGCCAGGCTGCAACTGAGCCGAAGAACCCTGCAGGACTACCGAAACAACGGTGTCATCCCGTATATCCAGCTTGGCGGAAAGATACTCTACCGCGAGTCTGACATTCAGAAGATTCTGATGGCTAACTATCGTGAGGCGTACAGAATGAAAGGTGTGTAG
- a CDS encoding DUF4377 domain-containing protein, with protein MMNINFFRMLLMTFLAVAGLAACSDDDEPKDSVKEIRMLVSAETGVTYAWGDDMKKNPIECLLVKTEGDSEEWQDLGFKQIKGFTYERGHEYYLSVKRTILANPPADASDRRYELIRVLQDRLVAGPEIPIDKEIKTEADIEYYDLCPFEKYGVGSAIVVDDEGKIDSKVEYDNVSPLPSYDKARIWLVNILDHKDPNWVKFHSVPYQATYSYVISPFTDKIRLVRNESSGPMFKNVVPEDEFTRIRSMNSGEEVRYALILANVHKKGLQKVEFIIIKK; from the coding sequence ATGATGAATATAAATTTTTTCAGAATGCTGCTCATGACATTCCTCGCCGTGGCAGGACTGGCTGCTTGTAGCGATGATGATGAGCCTAAAGATTCAGTCAAAGAAATCAGGATGCTGGTGTCGGCAGAAACAGGCGTGACGTATGCGTGGGGCGATGATATGAAGAAAAACCCCATAGAGTGCTTGCTCGTCAAGACGGAAGGTGATTCCGAAGAATGGCAAGACCTTGGATTTAAACAGATAAAAGGCTTTACCTATGAACGCGGGCACGAATATTATCTCTCGGTAAAGCGCACAATCCTCGCCAATCCACCTGCGGATGCTTCCGACCGCAGATATGAACTTATCCGTGTTCTTCAAGACAGGCTTGTAGCTGGCCCTGAAATTCCGATTGACAAAGAGATAAAAACGGAAGCAGACATAGAATACTATGACTTGTGTCCTTTCGAAAAGTATGGCGTAGGTAGCGCTATTGTAGTTGATGATGAAGGTAAAATAGATAGTAAAGTTGAATATGACAATGTTTCGCCGCTACCATCTTACGATAAGGCGCGTATATGGCTGGTAAATATCCTTGATCATAAAGACCCGAACTGGGTGAAATTCCATAGTGTGCCTTATCAAGCAACTTACTCGTATGTCATTTCACCCTTTACCGACAAAATTCGTCTGGTGCGTAACGAGTCATCCGGCCCGATGTTCAAGAATGTTGTTCCTGAAGACGAGTTTACACGTATCCGCTCCATGAACTCCGGCGAGGAGGTCAGATATGCGCTTATTCTTGCCAACGTCCATAAAAAGGGGCTTCAAAAGGTGGAATTTATCATAATAAAGAAATAA